One window of Halorussus sp. MSC15.2 genomic DNA carries:
- a CDS encoding cupin domain-containing protein, whose product MTETVALDDLTERPREVAFPGAEPKTVRLSLDAGEEVPAHRHPEREIVVHLVSGRLDVRVDGESNVLEPGDLLRFDGEREVSPKAGADSTALLVLAPRSEDE is encoded by the coding sequence ATGACCGAGACAGTCGCACTCGACGACCTGACCGAGCGACCACGAGAAGTGGCGTTTCCGGGGGCCGAACCGAAGACCGTCCGTCTCTCGCTCGACGCGGGCGAAGAAGTCCCGGCCCACCGCCACCCCGAGCGCGAAATCGTGGTCCACCTCGTGTCGGGGCGTCTCGACGTGCGAGTGGACGGCGAATCGAACGTCCTCGAACCGGGCGACCTCCTGCGGTTCGACGGCGAACGGGAGGTGTCGCCGAAGGCCGGGGCGGACAGCACCGCGCTGCTGGTGCTGGCTCCGCGGTCAGAGGACGAGTAA
- a CDS encoding DUF2249 domain-containing protein: MPRLDVREIPPPERHPKIHDAFAELDSGEVLEIVNDHEPKPLFYEMQAEVESFDADSYEVEREDAQKFVAKFPKQ; encoded by the coding sequence ATGCCGAGACTAGACGTCCGCGAGATTCCGCCGCCGGAACGTCATCCGAAGATACACGACGCGTTCGCCGAACTCGACAGCGGCGAGGTCCTCGAAATCGTCAACGACCACGAACCCAAGCCGCTGTTCTACGAGATGCAGGCCGAGGTCGAGTCGTTCGACGCCGACAGCTACGAGGTCGAACGCGAGGACGCCCAGAAGTTCGTCGCGAAGTTCCCCAAGCAGTAG
- a CDS encoding substrate-binding domain-containing protein has translation MALADPSLVSDLAGWHATFATNALTVVYDPDSRYADAIRGDWRSALAREDVSVGRTDPARDPLGYRTLLALELAGREGASADAIRENADVFPETQLLRTLEAGGLDAAFAYRNMAVAHDLPRVDLPAEFDLSDPELADHYRSAAVSVDGETIRGEPIRYGAAHLTDRGKPFYRNLVGNAERLREFGFTVPDRYPVEHGRDNR, from the coding sequence GTGGCGCTGGCCGACCCGAGTCTGGTCTCGGACCTCGCGGGGTGGCACGCGACGTTCGCCACCAACGCGCTGACGGTGGTCTACGACCCCGACTCCCGATACGCCGACGCGATTCGGGGCGACTGGCGGTCGGCGCTCGCGCGCGAAGACGTCTCGGTCGGCCGGACAGACCCCGCCAGAGACCCGCTGGGCTACCGGACCCTGCTCGCGCTGGAACTCGCGGGTCGGGAAGGCGCGTCCGCCGACGCGATTCGAGAGAACGCCGACGTCTTCCCCGAGACCCAACTGCTCCGGACGCTCGAAGCGGGCGGACTTGACGCCGCGTTCGCCTACCGGAACATGGCGGTGGCCCACGACCTGCCGCGGGTGGACCTCCCCGCCGAGTTCGACCTCTCGGACCCCGAACTGGCGGACCACTACCGGAGCGCCGCGGTGTCCGTGGACGGCGAGACGATTCGCGGCGAACCGATTCGGTACGGGGCGGCCCACCTGACCGACCGCGGGAAGCCGTTCTACCGGAATCTCGTGGGGAACGCAGAGCGCCTCCGGGAGTTCGGGTTCACCGTGCCGGACCGATACCCCGTCGAACATGGTCGGGACAACCGATAG
- a CDS encoding nucleoside phosphorylase, producing the protein MPFPNHPEKYGADPIVTPDEHADYRAAQAEGDVAEPPEAVVLCYSRGLMEYFTETYDGETVDHYYGRLYCFEDTDYEVGVLGDFGIGAPTTAMLMDELVADGVEAFLSIGFAGCLDDSVEMGDFIVCEKAIRDEGTSHHYVESAKWAEASDSLVVDTTELLDERDEPFHVGPSWTTDAIYQETDAEVERYAEAGVLTVEMEASAVFAVADYRGVEAGAMFVVSDYLGQSDWDPKFHLTAEDMRRLGDTAKELLASRSRP; encoded by the coding sequence ATGCCGTTTCCCAACCACCCGGAGAAGTACGGCGCGGACCCTATCGTCACGCCCGACGAACACGCCGATTACAGAGCGGCGCAGGCCGAGGGCGACGTAGCGGAACCGCCGGAAGCGGTCGTCCTCTGCTACAGTCGCGGGCTGATGGAGTACTTCACCGAGACGTACGACGGGGAGACGGTGGACCACTACTACGGCCGACTCTACTGCTTCGAGGACACCGACTACGAGGTCGGCGTCCTCGGCGACTTCGGAATTGGAGCTCCAACGACCGCGATGCTGATGGACGAACTCGTCGCCGACGGCGTCGAGGCGTTCCTCTCCATCGGGTTCGCGGGGTGTCTCGACGACTCGGTCGAGATGGGCGACTTCATCGTCTGCGAGAAGGCCATCCGCGACGAGGGGACCTCCCACCACTACGTCGAGTCCGCGAAGTGGGCCGAGGCCAGCGACTCGCTCGTCGTCGACACGACGGAGTTGCTGGACGAGCGAGACGAACCGTTCCACGTCGGTCCCTCGTGGACGACCGACGCCATCTACCAGGAGACCGACGCCGAGGTCGAGCGCTACGCCGAGGCGGGCGTCCTCACGGTCGAGATGGAGGCGTCGGCGGTGTTCGCGGTGGCCGACTACCGCGGCGTCGAGGCGGGCGCGATGTTCGTCGTCAGCGACTACCTCGGCCAGTCGGACTGGGACCCCAAGTTCCACCTGACCGCCGAGGACATGCGCCGCCTCGGCGACACCGCCAAGGAGCTTCTCGCGTCGCGCTCCCGGCCCTGA
- a CDS encoding cupin domain-containing protein: protein MVATDFDAEREYDDEQFSAQSVFRSDRMKVVLGYFEPGQFIPVHAPDSDVAITVREGRGVVRDGDDEHAVGPGDVVVVPAGEDRGVKADADRRLEATLVTAPPPTDAEHDPVREGLKRGEFDPRGGD from the coding sequence ATGGTCGCGACCGACTTCGACGCCGAACGCGAGTACGACGACGAACAGTTCTCGGCGCAGTCCGTCTTCCGGAGCGACCGGATGAAGGTCGTCCTCGGCTACTTCGAACCGGGCCAGTTCATCCCGGTCCACGCCCCCGACAGCGACGTGGCGATTACGGTCCGAGAGGGCCGGGGCGTCGTCCGCGACGGCGACGACGAACACGCGGTCGGGCCGGGCGACGTGGTGGTCGTGCCCGCGGGTGAGGACCGCGGCGTGAAGGCCGACGCCGACCGGCGTCTCGAGGCCACGCTCGTCACCGCGCCCCCGCCGACCGACGCCGAACACGACCCCGTTCGCGAGGGGTTGAAGCGCGGCGAGTTCGACCCGCGCGGAGGCGACTGA
- a CDS encoding DUF2249 domain-containing protein, whose product MTNDETAHDGTTRELDAREIDGEPFGAITSALSDLGDDETLVLVNSFEPEPLYGVLDQRGFDHETEQVAPDEWRVEIEPR is encoded by the coding sequence ATGACGAACGACGAGACCGCTCACGACGGAACCACGCGCGAACTCGACGCACGAGAGATAGACGGCGAACCGTTCGGGGCCATCACGTCGGCGCTGTCGGACCTCGGCGACGACGAGACGCTGGTCCTCGTCAACAGCTTCGAACCCGAACCGCTCTACGGGGTCCTCGACCAGCGCGGTTTCGACCACGAGACCGAGCAGGTCGCCCCCGACGAGTGGCGGGTGGAGATAGAACCGCGATGA